The proteins below come from a single Sorghum bicolor cultivar BTx623 chromosome 4, Sorghum_bicolor_NCBIv3, whole genome shotgun sequence genomic window:
- the LOC8085231 gene encoding LOW QUALITY PROTEIN: S-(+)-linalool synthase, chloroplastic (The sequence of the model RefSeq protein was modified relative to this genomic sequence to represent the inferred CDS: substituted 2 bases at 2 genomic stop codons), producing MAEQARGITDVRKTFLGCGRSGREMMATVDNLKRLCIDHYFEEEIHSAMTTTSTCMDLLHSHDLLDATLSFRLMRETGHHLHCEENILLFMVVXPLXINVHMNADDNGAGKFSLALSKDTMGLLSLHDMSHLDIGEEPALHEAKEFSRKHLASAISNMEPGLARYVRQSLDHPYHLSLMQYKARHHLSYLQSLPNRSTTAMEELAVAEFQLNKMLHQMEMKEIKRWWMNLGLAQEVPVARDQVLKWYTWSMTILQGSSFSKYRVEITKIISIAYVVDDIFDLVGTLEELSLFTEAIKMWDLEAADSLPCYMRSCYRVLYTATNEMADMAEKEHGLNPVDHLRKAWAVLFDGFMVEAKWLATDQVPSADEYLRNGVITSGVPLAFVHILFLLGHHHAVSGNAAELTNSIPPAITSASKILRLWDDMGSAKDEAQEGLDGSYRELYLLEHPAGDVEEHMRRLIAKEWQELNRECFSRRTFSSCFAQACLNAARRMVSVMYMYDKEQKLPVLEDYMRMLLL from the exons ATGGCTGAGCAAGCT AGAGGCATCACGGATGTACGAAAGACTTTTCTTGGATGTGGACGGAGCGGCCGGGAGATGATGGCCACCGTCGACAACCTGAAGCGCCTCTGCATCGATCACTACTTCGAGGAAGAGATCCACAGTGCCATGACCACCACATCCACATGCATGGATCTCCTCCACAGCCATGACCTCCTCGATGCAACCCTCTCCTTCAGGCTCATGAGAGAGACCGGGCATCAT TTACATTGCGAAGAAAATATACTGTTGTTCATGGTTGTATGACCCCTCTGAATCAACGTGCATATGAATGCAGATGACAATGGCGCCGGCAAGTTCAGCCTTGCTCTCAGCAAGGACACCATGGGGCTGCTAAGCCTGCATGACATGTCGCACCTGGACATCGGAGAAGAACCAGCACTCCATGAGGCCAAGGAGTTCTCAAGAAAGCACCTTGCATCTGCCATCAGCAACATGGAGCCAGGCCTTGCGAGGTATGTGAGGCAGTCACTGGACCACCCCTACCACCTGAGCCTGATGCAGTACAAGGCAAGGCACCACCTCAGCTACCTGCAGAGCTTGCCCAATAGGAGCACTACTGCAATGGAGGAGTTGGCAGTTGCAGAGTTCCAGCTTAACAAAATGCTGCATCAGATGGAAATGAAAGAGATCAAAAG ATGGTGGATGAACCTAGGATTAGCTCAAGAAGTACCGGTGGCTCGGGACCAGGTCCTCAAATGGTACACATGGTCCATGACTATACTCCAAGGATCTTCCTTCTCCAAATACAGGGTTGAGATCACAAAGATTATCTCGATTGCCTATGTTGTGGATGACATATTTGATCTTGTTGGCACCCTGGAGGAGCTCTCCCTCTTCACCGAGGCAATCAAAAT GTGGGATTTGGAAGCTGCTGATTCACTCCCGTGTTACATGAGATCATGCTACAGAGTTCTTTACACAGCTACAAATGAGATGGCAGATATGGCTGAGAAGGAGCATGGGCTGAACCCTGTCGATCATCTCAGGAAAGCT TGGGCAGTGTTGTTTGATGGGTTCATGGTTGAGGCGAAATGGCTAGCAACCGATCAGGTCCCTTCTGCAGATGAGTACCTGAGAAATGGTGTCATCACTTCAGGAGTGCCGCTCGCATTTGTGCACATACTCTTCCTTCTAGGGCATCACCATGCAGTGAGTGGTAATGCTGCAGAGCTCACCAACAGCATCCCTCCAGCCATCACTAGCGCCTCCAAAATCCTCAGACTCTGGGACGACATGGGCAGTGCCAAG GATGAAGCACAGGAAGGATTGGATGGGTCATACAGGGAGCTGTACCTGTTGGAGCACCCTGCCGGCGACGTGGAAGAACACATGCGCAGGCTGATCGCCAAGGAGTGGCAGGAGCTCAACCGGGAGTGCTTCTCCAGGAGGACCTTCTCGTCCTGCTTCGCGCAGGCCTGCCTGAACGCCGCCAGGAGGATGGTCAGTGTCATGTACATGTATGACAAGGAGCAGAAGCTCCCCGTCCTTGAGGACTACATGAGGATGCTGCTGCTTTGA
- the LOC8075628 gene encoding uncharacterized protein LOC8075628, with translation MASRRPRRDTPSAYARRPSLTGEAESSGAAAAGRRRRGRPSTTSTSQGRRRPRSPTPDPVAPTLEEEYQEDEDQDEDQVEGQDEGHDEEHGAAPEDEGGATSGVYQRGPAKLPPYPLPQSRALLRPVPPKSWDLVSGTPVRAPSTILGTLCRKYFPGLRYFRVEDEDVALAESVAHASCRKYVTDMHHEARVQAVIDFYASACSMTITKAQARTMTMTQKQYLEVDE, from the exons ATGGCGAGCAGGCGGCCACGACGTGACACACCCTCGGCCTACGCGAGACGCCCTTCCCTCACTGGCGAGGCAGAGTCGTCAGGGGCAGCCGCCGCAGGACGCCGCAGGAGGGGGAGGCCTTCCACGACGAGTACCAGCCAGGGGCGTAGGAGGCCGCGGAGTCCCACCCCAGACCCCGTGGCTCCGACGCTGGAGGAGGAGTAccaggaggacgaggaccaggacgAGGACCAGGTCGAGGGCCAGGACGAGGGCCATGACGAGGAGCACGGCGCGGCGCCCGAGGACGAGGGAGGCGCGACGTCGGGTGTCTACCAGCGAGGTCCCGCGAAGCTCCCTCCATACCCACTACCTCAGAGTCGGGCACTGCTTCGCCCTGTACCGCCCAA GTCTTGGGATCTGGTGTCGGGTACTCCCGTGCGCGCTCCCTCGACCATCCTGGGTACCCTGTGCCGGAAGTACTTCCCCGGCCTC AGGTACTTCAGGGTGGAGGACGAAGACGTGGCCCTGGCTGAGTCTGTGGCGCACGCCTCCTGTAGGAAGTATGTCACCGACATGCACCACGAGGCGCGCGTCCAGGCAGTGATAGACTTCTACGCGTCGGCGTGTAGTATGACTATCACGAAGGCTCAGGCGCGGACGATGACGATGACCCAGAAGCAGTACCTGGAGGTAGATGAATAA